One Megamonas hypermegale genomic window carries:
- a CDS encoding Asp23/Gls24 family envelope stress response protein: MDVIALVGPSGTGKSHRALMVARQNKADAIIDDGILIKNNKIIAGHSAKREASKIMAIRRAVFVVPGHAEEVKEAIKTVKPERILILGTSENMVHRIDKALELPPISKIINIADIATKAEMAKAQFYRNKEGKHIIPVPTIELKSHFSGYLVDPIQSFFKKSSTKRRRLGEKSIVRPIFSYYGRLIIDDTTIVEIIKYIAKDKTFDFKPSHIHLTHIWEDGEDKGIKLSFQVVLKYGNHIPTLIRAIQKKIKEVIEYMTGMIVHDINIIVKGLRFA, from the coding sequence ATGGATGTTATAGCCTTAGTCGGTCCTAGTGGCACAGGAAAATCACATCGAGCTTTAATGGTCGCGCGCCAAAATAAAGCTGATGCTATTATAGATGATGGTATTTTAATTAAAAATAATAAAATAATAGCGGGACATTCTGCTAAACGAGAAGCAAGTAAAATAATGGCGATAAGGAGAGCCGTTTTTGTTGTTCCTGGTCATGCTGAAGAAGTAAAAGAAGCAATAAAAACAGTAAAGCCAGAGCGAATTTTAATTTTAGGTACATCAGAAAACATGGTGCATAGAATTGATAAAGCGCTTGAATTGCCACCTATTAGCAAAATCATAAATATTGCTGATATAGCTACAAAAGCAGAAATGGCAAAGGCGCAATTTTATCGCAATAAAGAGGGTAAACATATAATTCCAGTACCAACGATAGAACTTAAATCACATTTTTCTGGTTATTTAGTAGACCCAATACAGTCTTTTTTCAAAAAATCGAGTACAAAACGACGTCGTTTAGGTGAAAAATCTATCGTACGCCCTATATTCAGTTATTATGGACGTTTGATAATTGATGATACTACTATTGTAGAGATTATAAAATACATTGCTAAAGATAAAACATTTGATTTTAAACCGAGTCATATTCATCTAACACATATTTGGGAAGATGGAGAAGACAAAGGTATAAAACTTTCTTTTCAAGTTGTGTTGAAATATGGTAATCATATACCGACATTAATTCGTGCTATTCAAAAGAAAATTAAAGAAGTAATAGAATATATGACGGGTATGATTGTTCATGATATAAATATTATTGTAAAAGGATTGCGCTTTGCATAA
- a CDS encoding stage V sporulation protein S, with product MEVLKVSTKSNPNSVAGALAGVLRESGTAELQAIGAGALNQAIKAVAIARGFVAPHGIDLICIPAFADIQIDGQERTAIKLIVEPR from the coding sequence ATGGAAGTTTTAAAAGTATCAACAAAATCCAATCCAAATTCTGTTGCAGGTGCATTAGCAGGAGTATTGAGAGAATCTGGAACTGCTGAATTGCAGGCTATCGGAGCAGGTGCACTTAACCAAGCTATTAAAGCTGTAGCGATTGCTCGCGGCTTTGTTGCTCCACATGGTATAGATTTGATTTGTATACCAGCTTTTGCTGATATTCAGATTGATGGACAAGAGCGTACAGCAATAAAACTTATTGTTGAACCAAGATAA
- a CDS encoding ABC transporter ATP-binding protein: MDYAVYTKNLTKNFGNFIAVDNLSLKIEYGCIYGLLGSNGSGKSTTIRMLCGVVPPSNGKIRILGYDIHDLTKIKSKIGYMSQKFSLYPDLTVLENIKFYAGLYGVDKEILATRIEEIIELAGVVKQQNIFVKNLTGGWRQRLALGCAIIHKPKLLFLDEATSGADPRARKNFWQIIQSLAQKGVTIIVTTHFMEEAALCHRIGFLHQGRLLIDATPMQIKQIVPKQNVSLNEVFAYLVRQKAVDMV; the protein is encoded by the coding sequence ATGGATTATGCAGTTTATACAAAAAATCTTACAAAAAATTTTGGCAATTTTATCGCTGTAGATAATTTATCATTAAAAATAGAATATGGCTGCATATATGGTTTGCTTGGTTCTAATGGTTCGGGTAAAAGTACAACTATTCGTATGCTTTGTGGAGTGGTACCACCATCAAATGGTAAAATTAGGATTTTAGGTTACGATATTCATGATTTGACGAAAATTAAAAGTAAGATAGGTTATATGTCACAAAAATTTTCACTTTATCCTGATTTAACAGTTTTAGAGAATATAAAATTTTATGCTGGTTTATATGGTGTTGATAAAGAAATATTAGCAACGCGTATTGAAGAAATAATTGAACTGGCAGGTGTAGTGAAACAACAAAATATATTTGTAAAAAATCTTACAGGAGGTTGGCGTCAACGCTTGGCTTTAGGTTGTGCTATTATTCATAAACCTAAATTATTATTTTTAGATGAAGCGACCAGTGGTGCTGACCCTAGAGCTAGAAAAAATTTTTGGCAGATTATACAATCTTTAGCGCAAAAAGGTGTGACAATTATTGTAACAACTCATTTTATGGAAGAAGCAGCACTTTGTCATCGTATTGGTTTTTTACATCAGGGAAGGCTTTTGATAGATGCTACTCCGATGCAAATAAAGCAAATTGTACCTAAGCAAAATGTTTCATTAAATGAAGTTTTTGCTTATTTGGTAAGGCAAAAGGCGGTGGATATGGTATGA
- the thiD gene encoding bifunctional hydroxymethylpyrimidine kinase/phosphomethylpyrimidine kinase, protein MAENYKALTIAGSDTSGGAGMEADLKTFEEMGVYGMVVLTVIVAQNPKDWAHDIFPIELDTVKRQLATVGDGIGINAMKTGMLSSAKLVDTVEEAIKKYNFKNVVIDPVMVCKGIDAIMVPEAAKAIKAKLIPFADVVTPNTVEAAYIADMEKVETVEDIKEACIKINKLGAKNIIIKSGSRVEGDYMVDVLFDGKDFTIERKLKQKNIYNSGAGCTFSAAITAGLAKGLSVNEAFKAAQNFIDKAVANSFKINEFTGALAHWKTR, encoded by the coding sequence ATGGCAGAAAATTATAAAGCACTAACAATAGCAGGTTCTGATACTTCAGGTGGAGCAGGTATGGAAGCCGATTTAAAAACATTTGAAGAGATGGGCGTATATGGTATGGTTGTCCTTACCGTTATCGTGGCACAAAATCCAAAAGATTGGGCACATGATATCTTTCCAATTGAATTGGATACGGTTAAAAGACAATTAGCAACTGTAGGTGATGGCATTGGTATAAATGCTATGAAAACAGGTATGTTGAGCTCAGCTAAATTAGTTGATACAGTAGAAGAAGCTATAAAAAAATATAATTTCAAAAATGTTGTTATTGACCCGGTTATGGTATGTAAAGGCATAGATGCTATAATGGTGCCAGAAGCAGCAAAAGCGATTAAGGCAAAATTAATACCGTTTGCTGATGTAGTAACACCGAATACAGTAGAAGCGGCATATATCGCTGATATGGAAAAAGTAGAAACGGTAGAAGATATCAAAGAAGCTTGTATTAAAATCAATAAATTAGGTGCTAAGAATATCATCATAAAATCAGGTAGCCGCGTAGAAGGCGATTATATGGTTGATGTATTATTCGATGGTAAAGATTTTACTATTGAGCGTAAATTGAAGCAGAAGAATATATACAATAGCGGAGCAGGTTGCACATTCTCAGCTGCTATAACGGCAGGACTTGCAAAAGGTTTGAGCGTTAATGAAGCATTTAAAGCAGCACAAAACTTTATAGATAAAGCAGTGGCAAATTCATTTAAAATCAATGAATTTACAGGTGCATTAGCTCATTGGAAAACTAGATAA
- a CDS encoding ABC transporter permease: MNRLKAMLYKEFIQLRRDVIMLRLLIMLPIVQIIIFGLAIDTDVKHIPTVVFDQCRQEESRELLDIFVATNYYDIKYRANSMAEVNDKINSGQAVVGIIFPPDMVRDIKHGESAQIQLIVDASDNMAATSAISTAQLAIQQKLQQFQLEKISNKENIVSGVYDLRIRPWYNPDFISAYYIIPGIIGIVLTMTLVMAASISIVREREEGTLEQLLITPLRPLELIIGKIIPYICVGYVQITIATIIGVVFFNVPFKGSIILLYILSTIFMIACLALGIFISTIAQNQMQAMQLSFFVMLPSILLSGFMFPRIAMPDFFYYFSMIIPMTHFVQITRGIFLKGNGIEYLYQPTVFLIVFSIIMLSISIWKFKKSLV, translated from the coding sequence ATGAACAGATTAAAAGCTATGTTATATAAAGAATTTATTCAGTTACGGCGAGATGTGATAATGTTGCGTTTGCTGATAATGTTACCGATTGTACAGATTATTATATTTGGTCTTGCTATTGATACGGATGTAAAACATATACCGACAGTTGTTTTTGACCAATGTAGACAAGAGGAAAGTCGTGAACTTCTTGATATATTTGTTGCTACAAATTATTATGATATAAAATATAGGGCAAATAGTATGGCAGAAGTTAATGATAAAATAAATTCAGGACAAGCTGTAGTGGGGATTATATTTCCGCCAGATATGGTACGTGATATTAAACATGGAGAGTCGGCGCAAATTCAGCTTATTGTAGACGCTAGTGATAATATGGCAGCAACATCAGCAATTAGTACAGCACAGCTTGCTATCCAGCAAAAATTACAACAGTTTCAATTAGAGAAAATTTCTAATAAGGAAAATATAGTAAGTGGTGTATATGATTTGCGTATTCGTCCATGGTATAATCCTGATTTTATTAGTGCATATTATATTATTCCAGGAATTATAGGTATTGTATTGACTATGACTCTTGTTATGGCGGCTAGTATATCTATTGTGCGTGAACGAGAAGAGGGTACTTTAGAACAGCTTTTAATAACACCGCTACGCCCTTTAGAATTAATAATTGGTAAAATTATACCGTATATTTGTGTGGGATATGTGCAAATAACAATAGCTACGATTATTGGAGTAGTATTTTTCAATGTGCCGTTTAAAGGCAGTATTATTTTACTTTATATTTTAAGTACGATTTTTATGATAGCATGTTTAGCGTTGGGAATTTTTATTTCAACCATAGCGCAAAATCAAATGCAGGCTATGCAATTATCTTTTTTTGTAATGCTTCCTAGTATTTTATTATCTGGTTTTATGTTTCCACGCATAGCAATGCCTGATTTTTTTTATTATTTTAGTATGATAATACCCATGACTCATTTTGTACAAATTACAAGGGGTATTTTTTTAAAAGGAAACGGTATAGAATATTTATATCAGCCTACGGTATTTTTAATTGTATTTTCTATAATCATGTTAAGTATAAGCATTTGGAAGTTTAAGAAATCGCTTGTTTAA
- a CDS encoding ABC transporter ATP-binding protein, whose protein sequence is MIEINNISKNFGQVRALSNCSLKIADKAMMIIAGGDGAGKTTLLKSIIGLIIPDRGQVLINGQLPKTQKKYFGYMAQQFSWYKNLSVDENMILSATLYGMNKDEAKENCARILKFVGLYQFKKRLAGKLSGGMKQKLALAAALVHEPKFLLLDEPSTGVDPVSRQELWELFQQVNEQGTTVIITTPYFDEVNYCREIILMNNGRILINSSLADLQKQNKGFNLEDIYFKLTEKGE, encoded by the coding sequence GTGATTGAAATAAATAATATTAGCAAAAATTTTGGACAAGTAAGGGCTTTATCTAATTGTTCATTAAAAATAGCAGATAAAGCTATGATGATAATAGCAGGTGGCGATGGAGCTGGTAAGACAACGTTATTAAAAAGTATAATAGGGTTAATTATACCTGATAGGGGGCAGGTTTTAATTAATGGACAGTTACCTAAAACGCAAAAAAAATATTTTGGTTATATGGCACAACAATTTAGTTGGTATAAAAATTTGAGCGTTGATGAAAATATGATTTTATCTGCAACATTGTATGGGATGAATAAAGATGAGGCAAAGGAAAACTGTGCACGAATTTTAAAATTTGTTGGGCTATATCAGTTTAAAAAACGCTTAGCAGGAAAATTATCTGGTGGAATGAAACAAAAATTAGCATTAGCAGCAGCACTTGTGCATGAACCGAAATTTTTGCTTTTAGATGAGCCTTCAACAGGTGTTGACCCGGTGTCGCGTCAGGAGTTATGGGAGTTATTTCAACAGGTAAATGAGCAAGGTACGACAGTGATTATAACTACACCGTATTTTGATGAAGTAAATTATTGTAGAGAAATTATTTTAATGAATAATGGTAGAATTTTAATAAATAGTAGTTTAGCTGATTTGCAAAAGCAAAATAAAGGTTTTAATTTAGAAGACATTTATTTTAAATTAACAGAAAAGGGCGAATAA
- a CDS encoding HlyD family secretion protein: MNKRKITVCILIVLIIIVVSALYCYYEFNEENKLTASGTVEVTKYDVTPRIAGYIRNLSYQEGDFLTEGVLVCQIDREDLQRQNESAWQAVQVAQATLADMQRGAREQEIFMAKSQIDKTKAVYDKTRADLNRNEQLYAVGGISRQELDNAHEANNVAKEDYLSAQANYDLVMEGTRKDQIVAQVAEVQRLIAAAKANEDLVNNMNLYSPVSGVIISKNFENNEYINAGESVITIADLKDCWIKVYISTMDLGKVYIGQKVELMVDAFPQEKFTGKIIEISDEAEFTPRESITKEERANMVFAVKIKIENIDSKIKAGMPADVIFCD, from the coding sequence ATGAATAAGCGAAAAATTACTGTATGTATATTAATTGTTTTAATAATAATAGTGGTAAGTGCTTTGTATTGTTATTATGAATTTAATGAAGAAAACAAATTAACAGCTAGTGGTACAGTAGAAGTGACTAAATATGATGTAACGCCACGGATTGCTGGTTATATACGCAATTTATCATATCAAGAAGGAGATTTTTTGACAGAAGGTGTTCTTGTTTGTCAAATAGATAGAGAAGATTTACAAAGGCAAAATGAAAGTGCTTGGCAAGCAGTACAGGTAGCTCAAGCAACTTTAGCCGATATGCAAAGAGGAGCACGAGAACAAGAAATTTTTATGGCAAAATCTCAGATTGATAAAACAAAAGCTGTTTATGATAAGACAAGGGCAGATTTAAATCGTAATGAACAACTATATGCTGTAGGTGGTATTAGTCGTCAGGAACTTGATAATGCTCATGAGGCTAATAATGTAGCAAAAGAAGATTATTTGTCAGCACAAGCCAATTATGATTTAGTGATGGAAGGAACACGTAAAGACCAAATAGTAGCGCAGGTAGCGGAAGTACAGCGTTTGATTGCAGCAGCTAAGGCAAATGAAGATTTAGTAAATAATATGAATTTATATAGTCCAGTAAGTGGTGTTATTATTAGCAAAAATTTTGAAAACAATGAATATATAAATGCAGGAGAAAGTGTTATAACAATAGCTGATTTAAAAGATTGTTGGATTAAAGTGTATATTTCTACAATGGATTTAGGCAAGGTATATATTGGACAAAAAGTTGAGCTCATGGTGGATGCTTTTCCACAAGAAAAATTTACAGGTAAAATTATTGAGATAAGTGATGAAGCTGAGTTTACACCACGAGAAAGTATTACTAAGGAAGAACGCGCAAATATGGTTTTTGCTGTAAAAATTAAAATTGAAAATATTGATAGTAAAATAAAAGCAGGTATGCCAGCGGATGTGATTTTCTGTGATTGA